A genomic segment from Planctomycetota bacterium encodes:
- the rpe gene encoding ribulose-phosphate 3-epimerase gives MPLIFPSIFGADFSRLADECADVIALGADGLHVDIMDGHFVPNLSMGPKVLEDLRRKFPQVYMDVHLMVTDPQDYVEPFAKAGANNISFHIEATAGRATHNELDLIEQIHGAGCQAGIVINPRTTAESIGHVLGKVDMVLVMSVQPGFSGQSFKREVLPKVRWLRDHSPQATRIEMDGGVSDKTAGQCREAGCDAIVAASALFNAKDRAAVMRGLRGA, from the coding sequence TTGCCCTTGATTTTCCCTTCGATTTTCGGAGCGGACTTTTCGCGCCTCGCCGACGAATGCGCGGACGTGATCGCGCTGGGGGCGGACGGGCTGCATGTGGACATCATGGACGGGCATTTCGTGCCGAATCTCTCGATGGGCCCGAAGGTGCTCGAAGACCTGCGGAGGAAATTTCCGCAGGTTTACATGGATGTGCATCTGATGGTGACGGACCCGCAGGACTACGTCGAGCCGTTCGCGAAGGCGGGGGCGAACAATATCAGTTTCCACATTGAAGCGACGGCGGGGCGGGCGACGCACAATGAGCTGGACCTGATCGAGCAGATTCACGGGGCGGGCTGTCAGGCCGGGATCGTCATCAATCCGCGGACGACCGCCGAGTCGATCGGTCATGTGCTTGGCAAGGTGGACATGGTGCTGGTGATGAGCGTGCAGCCGGGCTTTTCGGGCCAGTCGTTCAAGCGCGAAGTGCTGCCGAAGGTGCGGTGGCTGCGCGATCATTCGCCGCAGGCGACGCGCATCGAGATGGACGGCGGCGTGAGCGACAAGACGGCGGGGCAGTGCCGCGAAGCCGGTTGCGACGCCATCGTCGCCGCCAGCGCCCTGTTCAACGCCAAAGACCGCGCGGCGGTGATGCGCGGTTTGCGGGGGGCATGA